A window from Mesorhizobium sp. WSM2240 encodes these proteins:
- the bioD gene encoding dethiobiotin synthase: MTKRIVITGTDTGIGKTVVAAGLAGLLGGAYWKPVQSGLDGETDSQTVARLGQLTPERILPEAWRLTRPLSPHRAAELEGVTIDPDRLVLPEVECPLIVEGAGGLMAPLTRKTLFIDVFARWQAPVVLCARTSLGTINHTLLSIEALRRRDIPLLGVAFIGEAMPDTECTIAGTGQVRVLGRLPLLDPLTAGILRLAMTTYFNMAAFDEVKE; encoded by the coding sequence ATGACCAAACGCATCGTCATCACGGGCACGGATACCGGAATCGGCAAGACAGTTGTCGCGGCCGGTCTCGCCGGCCTGCTGGGCGGCGCCTACTGGAAACCCGTGCAGTCGGGCCTTGACGGCGAAACCGACAGCCAGACCGTTGCGCGCCTCGGCCAACTGACGCCCGAGCGGATCCTACCTGAAGCCTGGCGCCTGACGCGGCCGCTGTCGCCGCACCGTGCCGCCGAGCTCGAGGGCGTGACGATCGACCCGGACCGCCTCGTCCTGCCCGAAGTCGAATGTCCCTTGATCGTGGAGGGCGCCGGCGGCCTGATGGCGCCGCTTACCCGCAAGACCCTGTTCATCGACGTTTTCGCCCGCTGGCAAGCGCCGGTCGTGCTTTGCGCGCGCACCTCGCTCGGCACCATCAACCACACGCTGCTTTCGATCGAGGCGCTGCGCCGCCGTGACATCCCGTTGCTCGGCGTGGCCTTTATCGGCGAGGCAATGCCTGACACCGAGTGCACGATTGCTGGCACCGGCCAGGTGCGCGTGCTCGGCCGCCTGCCCCTGCTCGACCCGCTGACGGCCGGGATCCTGCGCTTGGCCATGACCACATACTTCAACATGGCGGCATTCGACGAGGTCAAAGAATGA